The nucleotide window GTCTTCCAACGCGCTGATCTCCGCATGGCCGACTTGCGCGGCACCGACTTGAGCACCGCCAACCTTGTCGAAGCACGCCTGACCGGCGCCGTGGCCAGCGAGCACACCCGCTGGCCCGCCGACTTCGACCACACGGCCGCCGGAGTCGTCGACACCGATGACCCTGGCCCCGAGCCCTCGCCCCTACTCCAGCCCCCGGGGATGACGTGGCAGGCGCCACCGCTGCGGTCCACTCCCTGACCAAGACACGCCGGTCAAGACAGCGGCGACCGCGATCCGCCTGACGGCACCACTCCTCCTCAGCGGCGTCCTGATCGCGCAGGGGCCCAGACCGCCAGGCAGATCCGGGGCTGGTATCGCTCCCAAGGTCGTTAGCGCGTGCCAGGAACCGAACGAGAGCGGGTTGTCATGGACGAGTTGGTGATCCGTTTTCGTCGCGGCGAGGACCAGCCACAGCACCGGCAGGACGAAGAACACCACGAACGCCGCGAGTACGGTGCAGACCAGCAGCCGGGACGCGTGGCGTCGTACGGGAGTACGACGAGGCCGGGGCGTAGGCCGAGAGGCGTGGCCCGCGGTCCCGTGACCGGACCGGGGGGCACGTGTTTCGGCTGCGGGCGGGTGCGGGTGAGTTCTAATCGGCATCGAAGAATCCCGACCGTGTGACGAAGAGGGCGGCGGCCGACAGGCTGATGACGAGAAGCTCGACGGAGATGGCCGCGGCTCCGTTGATGTTGTTCATCTGGAAGGCGAAGTCGTAGGAGAGCTGGTTGAGGGAGTAGTCCCGGCCGGCCACCCCGACGCTGGCGAGCGAGAGGAGCTGCGGCTCGACGAAGAGCTGAGCGCCGCCCGCGAAGGCGAGGATCACCATGTAGACGATCCACTTCCGCAGCATGGGGATCTGCACCCGCCACGCCGTCTGCCAGGGGCCGGCGCCGTCGATCCGGGCGGCCTCCATCACATCGCTCGGGATGTTGTTGAGGGCGCCGTAGATGACGACGATCCAGCCCCCCGCACCCGTCCAGAACGCGATGCCGGTGAACAGCACCGGCAGATTGGCGGGGGCGATGACCTCGCCGAACGTGCCGTAGCCCAGGACACCCAGCAGGGAGCTGACCGGGCTCACCGTGGGGTCGAGCATGAACAGCCACACCAGGACGCTCGCGGCGCCGGCGAGCGCTCCGGGAATGTAGAACAGGAACCTCAGTGTCTTCGAGGCTCCCTGCGACGCCATCCGGTGCAGCAGCAGCGCCAGTCCCACGACGAGGACCACGAGCGAGACGAGCCAGAGCAACAGGTACAGAGCGACGTGACCGAGGGCCGGAACGAAGCGGAAGTCCTGCGCGGTGGTGACGAAGTTGCCGAGACCGGTGAAGGCGCCCTGGGCGTCGGTGAAGGCGAACCAGACGGCGTACGCGGTGGGGACGACACCGAAGGCGATCAGGAGGACGACGTAGGCGGCGACGAAGGCCGCCCCGGCCCGGCTCTGCCGGGAGACGCCGCGAGGGCGCCGCCGGGTGGAGCCGGCCGGGGAGTGGGTGACGGTCACTGGGAGACCTTGTATCCGTTGGACTTGGCGTACTTGACGATGGAGTCCTGCCACGCGGGCAGCAGCGAGACGATGGTCTTGCCCTGCGTCATGCCGGGCTTGACCGTGGCGGCCCAGATCGCCTCCTGGCTGAACTGACCCGAGCCCCACTGGGGCCAGACCTGGGTGGAGGCGTCCTTGAGGACGCTGATGTCACCGGCGTAGTAGCCGGAGGCGTTCTGCTGCCGCAGCCAGGTCTCGGCCGCCGGCGCGTAGGCGGGGAAGCCGGGAGACATATCTCCCTGGTAGGCGCTGTCCGTCGTGACCCAGGTCAGGAAGTCGGTGGCCGCCTTCAGGTGCTCGGAGTGCTTGGACAGCAGCCAGGTACCGCCGCCCACGTTGCCGGTGGACGGGGAGGTCTCACCGCTCCACTGCGGCATGGGGGCTGCCGCGATCTGCTTGGCCGGCGTCTTGAAGGTGCCCTTGAACAGTGCGCCGCCGTACCAGGCGGGGCCGGGCATCATCAGCACCTTGTCGGCCTTGTTCTTACCGAAGTCGGTACTGAACACGCCGCTGATCGACATCGACTTCTTCTTGATCAGCACGTCCATGAGCTCGGCCATCCTGGTGCAGTTGGCGCTCGTGGTGTTCACCGAGACCGACTTGGGCCCCGTGATGTCGTTGGCGCCGCACTTGCTCGCCCACAGGTAGACCTCGGGCGTGTAGGAGTCACCGGCGTCACCCACGAGGTATCCGGGATGCCGCGCGGCCACCTTCTCGCCGAGTTTCTGGTACTCCTCCCAGGTCGTCGGCAGCTTGTAGCCCCACTTCTTCATCAGCGGCGCGTTGTACCAGAGAACGGCCTGCGAGAGGTCGTTGCGCAGACAGTAGAGAGTGCCGTCCACGGTGCAGACGTCGTTTGCTCCCTTGGCGAACCCGCTGAGGGTGCTCTCGGGGACCAGGCCCTTGTTGAGCGGGGCGACGAAGTCGGCATCGACCGCCCAGGTCGCCTCGTTGTTCTGCGAGCTGAAGACGACGTCCGGCCAGCCCTTGCCGGTGCGGT belongs to Streptomyces graminofaciens and includes:
- a CDS encoding carbohydrate ABC transporter permease; this translates as MTVTHSPAGSTRRRPRGVSRQSRAGAAFVAAYVVLLIAFGVVPTAYAVWFAFTDAQGAFTGLGNFVTTAQDFRFVPALGHVALYLLLWLVSLVVLVVGLALLLHRMASQGASKTLRFLFYIPGALAGAASVLVWLFMLDPTVSPVSSLLGVLGYGTFGEVIAPANLPVLFTGIAFWTGAGGWIVVIYGALNNIPSDVMEAARIDGAGPWQTAWRVQIPMLRKWIVYMVILAFAGGAQLFVEPQLLSLASVGVAGRDYSLNQLSYDFAFQMNNINGAAAISVELLVISLSAAALFVTRSGFFDAD
- a CDS encoding ABC transporter substrate-binding protein; protein product: MATRKPFTDRGKLFPRRRSALLAACVATGILTAVSACGGSGTATTTKDGFAQAPQKDGAFTVWVDSTRLAAAKLYQKQHPDVEMKIVTYDGNANGSNYLQTKVQLFNRTGKGWPDVVFSSQNNEATWAVDADFVAPLNKGLVPESTLSGFAKGANDVCTVDGTLYCLRNDLSQAVLWYNAPLMKKWGYKLPTTWEEYQKLGEKVAARHPGYLVGDAGDSYTPEVYLWASKCGANDITGPKSVSVNTTSANCTRMAELMDVLIKKKSMSISGVFSTDFGKNKADKVLMMPGPAWYGGALFKGTFKTPAKQIAAAPMPQWSGETSPSTGNVGGGTWLLSKHSEHLKAATDFLTWVTTDSAYQGDMSPGFPAYAPAAETWLRQQNASGYYAGDISVLKDASTQVWPQWGSGQFSQEAIWAATVKPGMTQGKTIVSLLPAWQDSIVKYAKSNGYKVSQ